A genomic segment from Geitlerinema sp. PCC 7407 encodes:
- a CDS encoding ABC transporter ATP-binding protein — MTDTVLNVRNLKVEFVLDSRRVQAVDDISFQVQRGQTLGIVGESGSGKSVTALALLGLVPSPGRVTSGEILFQGSSGEPINLRSLSEEQRQQYRGGEVAMIFQEPLSSLNPVFTCGYQLTEAILQHHPLPKAEAERRAIALLQEVKLLASDEDLAQRLRESHTDRPPSEQAIAEIVEQQKQALLQRYPHELSGGQLQRVMIAMALAGNPSLLIADEPTTALDVTVQARILDLLRELRDRRGMSIIFVTHDLGLIADIADSIAVMYQGKLVELGSVWDIFSQPQHPYTKGLLTCRPRPDRRLRRLPTVADFMETVTTPDGHLEIREKSLDVETALHQDDISDAEVQQRLADLGQRSPLIAVRNLKVGFPVKGLLGTTQRYTMAVNDVSFDIYPGETLGLVGESGCGKTTLARTLLRLVQPMSGQIVFEGRDVLTLEGKALQEVRRNMQIVFQDPFSSLDPRMSIGAAIVEPLRIHGIHRRHAKPRQHLRERAAYLLDKVGLEPAWMNRYPHEFSGGQRQRICIARALALNPQFIICDESVSALDVSVQAQVLNLLKALQSEFGLTYIFISHDLSVVKFMSDRIMVMNRGRIEEIGPADSIYREPKEAYTRQLISAIPVGSLEQIRDRQAQRGTIAS, encoded by the coding sequence ATGACTGACACTGTTCTCAACGTTCGCAATCTGAAAGTTGAATTTGTCCTCGACTCCCGCCGCGTTCAAGCCGTCGACGACATCTCCTTTCAGGTCCAGCGAGGCCAAACTTTGGGCATTGTGGGCGAATCTGGCTCTGGTAAATCGGTGACAGCCCTCGCGCTGCTGGGACTGGTGCCCAGCCCTGGCCGCGTCACCAGCGGCGAAATTCTGTTTCAAGGATCGAGCGGCGAGCCGATTAATCTGCGCAGCCTTTCTGAGGAGCAGCGTCAGCAGTACCGGGGCGGCGAGGTTGCCATGATTTTCCAGGAGCCCCTGAGCTCCCTCAATCCGGTTTTTACCTGCGGCTACCAGCTCACCGAGGCGATCTTGCAGCACCATCCCCTGCCCAAGGCAGAGGCCGAGCGACGGGCGATCGCCCTTTTGCAAGAGGTCAAGCTGCTGGCCAGCGACGAAGACCTGGCCCAGCGCCTACGGGAAAGCCACACCGACAGGCCTCCTTCTGAACAGGCGATCGCCGAGATCGTCGAGCAGCAAAAGCAGGCCCTCTTGCAGCGCTATCCCCACGAGCTGTCGGGCGGCCAGCTCCAGCGGGTCATGATCGCCATGGCCCTAGCCGGCAACCCCTCTTTGCTGATCGCCGACGAGCCCACCACGGCGCTGGATGTGACGGTCCAGGCCCGCATTCTCGATCTGCTGCGCGAACTGCGCGATCGCCGGGGCATGTCAATTATTTTCGTGACCCACGACCTGGGGCTGATTGCCGACATCGCCGACAGCATCGCCGTCATGTACCAGGGCAAACTCGTGGAGCTCGGCTCGGTTTGGGACATTTTCTCCCAGCCCCAGCACCCCTACACCAAGGGCCTGCTGACCTGTCGGCCCCGTCCCGATCGCCGTCTGCGCCGCTTGCCCACCGTGGCAGACTTCATGGAAACGGTCACCACCCCCGACGGTCATCTCGAAATCCGCGAAAAGTCGCTAGATGTTGAGACGGCGCTCCACCAGGACGACATCAGCGACGCCGAGGTCCAGCAGCGCCTCGCCGATCTCGGCCAGCGATCGCCCCTGATCGCCGTACGCAACCTGAAGGTCGGCTTCCCGGTCAAAGGCCTCCTCGGCACCACCCAGCGCTACACCATGGCCGTCAATGACGTCTCCTTCGACATCTATCCCGGCGAAACCCTGGGACTGGTGGGAGAGTCGGGCTGCGGCAAAACCACCCTCGCCCGGACCCTGCTGCGGCTTGTGCAGCCGATGAGCGGCCAGATTGTCTTTGAGGGGCGCGACGTGCTGACCCTGGAGGGCAAGGCGCTCCAGGAGGTCCGGCGCAACATGCAAATTGTCTTCCAGGACCCCTTCAGCTCCCTCGATCCCCGGATGAGCATCGGGGCCGCCATTGTGGAGCCCCTGCGCATTCACGGCATTCACCGCCGCCACGCCAAGCCCCGCCAGCACCTGCGGGAGCGCGCGGCCTACCTCCTCGACAAAGTGGGCCTAGAGCCGGCCTGGATGAATCGCTATCCCCACGAGTTTTCGGGGGGCCAGCGCCAGCGGATCTGCATTGCCCGCGCCCTGGCCCTCAATCCGCAGTTCATTATTTGCGATGAGTCTGTGTCGGCGCTGGACGTCTCGGTACAGGCCCAGGTGCTCAATTTGCTCAAGGCGCTGCAAAGCGAGTTTGGCTTGACCTATATCTTCATTTCCCACGATCTGAGCGTGGTCAAGTTTATGAGCGATCGCATTATGGTGATGAATCGAGGCCGCATTGAAGAGATTGGGCCAGCGGACAGCATCTACCGCGAGCCCAAAGAGGCCTATACACGCCAGCTCATTTCAGCGATTCCGGTGGGCAGCCTGGAGCAAATTCGCGATCGCCAAGCCCAGCGAGGGACGATCGCCAGCTAA